The Triticum aestivum cultivar Chinese Spring chromosome 3A, IWGSC CS RefSeq v2.1, whole genome shotgun sequence genome includes a region encoding these proteins:
- the LOC123060576 gene encoding arginine--tRNA ligase, cytoplasmic, translated as MSMGGEAAFTSSSTPHSQPQETEAIQCRVESVKRHLSRLVVKSLCAVAADFDVEPMLEVSKSGFSDYQCSNAMSLFPRIRESATNLGNPNAVGQAIADNLPPSRIVESTSVVGPGYVNIVLSSDWIAQRIQDMLIHGIESWSPILPVKRVVLDFSSPNIAKEMHVGHIRSTIIGDTLARIFEFANIEVLRRNHVGDWGTQFGMLIQFLFEKFPNGEEAANQAIGDLQNFYRDAKKKFDEDPDFKGRAQQAVVRLQRGEDRYLAAWKSICQISRNEFDLVYKRLNVELEEKGESFYNPYIPRVLEELTGKGLITESKGARVIEGRKPPLIVVKRDGGFNYASTDLAALWYRLNVEMAEWIIYVTDVGQQQHFHSVFSAARMAGWLPDQKEEKYPKASHVGFGFVLGADGSRFRTRSSDGAVRLVDLLDEAKSQSLAQLIKRLTENGQIAKWTDEELDKTSEAIGYGAVKYADLKNNRLTDYKFSYEQMLSDKGNTAVYLQYAHARICSIIQKSNKDVEELKMTEFITLGHPDERSLGLHLIQFAEVVEQICDDLSPHRLCDYLYTLSERFSQFYTNCQVVGSPEETSRLLLCQATAIVMRQCFHLLGITPVHKL; from the exons ATGAGCATGGGTGGCGAGGCGGCATTCACTTCCTCTTCTACTCCCCATTCACAACCTCAGGAAACTGAAGCT ATTCAATGTAGAGTGGAGAGTGTTAAACGACACCTATCCAGATTGGTTGTGAAATCTCTCTGTGCAGTCGCAGCTGATTTTGATGTGGAGCCAATGCTTGAAGTCTCGAAATCAGGATTTAGTGACTACCAGTG CAGCAACGCAATGAGCTTATTTCCACGTATAAGAGAATCTGCAACAAACCTCGGGAACCCCAATGCAGTTGGACAG GCAATTGCAGACAACCTTCCTCCTTCCAGAATTGTTGAATCCACCTCTGTTGTTGGACCTGGATATGTTAACATAGTTCTATCCAGTGATTGGATCGCACAG AGGATACAAGACATGCTTATCCATGGGATCGAATCATGGTCACCAATCTTGCCAGTTAAGAGGGTGGTGCTTGATTTTTCATCTCCTAATATTGCAAAGGAGATGCACGTTGGGCATATAAGATCAACCATAATTGGAGATACACTAGCTCGCATATTTGAGTTTGCGAATATTGAAGTTCTTCGTCGTAACCATGTGGGAGACTGGGGTACACAG tTTGGAATGCTGATACAATTTCTGTTTGAGAAATTCCCAAATGGGGAGGAAGCTGCCAACCAGGCCATTGGGGATCTTCAG AATTTTTACAGAGATGCCAAGAAAAAATTCGACGAGGATCCTGATTTTAAAGGCAGGGCTCAGCAAGCAGTAGTTCGCCTGCAG AGAGGGGAAGATAGATACCTAGCTGCCTGGAAAAGTATTTGTCAAATTAGCCGGAATGAGTTTGACTTGGTGTACAAACGCCTTAATGTGGAACTTGAAGAAAAG GGCGAGAGCTTTTACAATCCTTACATTCCTCGTGTTTTGGAGGAATTGACTGGCAAAGGCTTGATTACAGAAAGTAAAGGCGCTCGAGTTATAGAAGGCCGAAAGCCTCCTCTGATAGTGGTCAAGAGAGATGGAGGCTTCAACTATGCTTCTACAGACTTGGCTGCTCTTTG GTACCGGCTTAATGTGGAGATGGCAGAATGGATAATATATGTAACGGATGTAGGTCAGCAGCAACACTTCCATTCGGTTTTCAGT GCTGCTAGGATGGCTGGCTGGCTCCCAGATCAAAAAGAAGAGAAGTACCCAAAGGCGAGCCATGTTGGTTTTGGCTTTGTTCTTGGTGCAGACGGCTCACGTTTCCGGACCCGTTCCTCTGATGGAGCTGTTCGACTGGTAGATCTACTTGATGAGGCTAAATCCCAGAGCCTGGCACAACTTATCAAACGTCTCACTGAAAATG GTCAAATTGCTAAATGGACGGATGAGGAGCTGGATAAAACTTCAGAGGCTATAGGATATGGTGCTGTTAA GTATGCAGATCTTAAAAACAATCGGCTGACGGACTACAAATTTAGCTACGAACAAATGCTAAGTGACAAG GGAAATACCGCTGTGTACCTTCAGTATGCACACGCCCGTATCTGTTCCATCATCCAGAAATCCAACAAGGATGTCGAAGAGTTGAAAATG ACTGAATTTATTACTCTCGGCCATCCTGACGAGCGTTCCTTAGGATTGCATCTCATCCAATTTGCAGAG GTTGTCGAGCAGATCTGTGACGACCTGTCGCCCCATCGCCTTTGTGACTACCTGTACACCCTATCTGAAAGATTCTCACAATTTTACACCAACTGCCAG GTGGTCGGGTCACCGGAGGAAACGAGCCGCCTGCTGCTGTGCCAAGCGACGGCCATCGTCATGCGGCAGTGCTTCCACCTGTTAGGCATAACACCAGTGCACAAGCTATAG
- the LOC123060575 gene encoding B3 domain-containing protein Os03g0620400 has translation MYCQYLHILYCLFMKLLSMPFQGRHDYRHLSFWCLLLVRQRCFMVHKNVLKLSLLYQAACVHICIGGPESSSLNHHFLLELLCQVHMAGLASQVKRYCDCYKRYAGHLDGKMRCFRGRMTANFRHGMVIPYKFIDHFGGNISRTIELESRNGSMYTIKVSKLMNETVLRWHGWEAFVDAHGVEENDSLLFRHIEKSRFEVLVLDSDDCEKVLPSAGIKVASCNVQESGSMDYIDISSSSGDDTTRSPGSQRFAACERGDSSHPRKTALKNDSSSEEDSGEDTDAAEEHSEHELSFELDDIRQTPCAGRAYVLSRCGHLSGAQEERVTRFLQDVRAETPVFVAIMKMSTQNRTIVIPKLFAEERFPRESQNLTLQRPGKSKKWHPWFSIRKDRCGHVLTGSRWVGFLRDNGVQEGDLCVFQPVQGTGTRSKFTVHLLHESLGASGSTGPKKRVGCTTTHGNTRVNSGAPERATTAHGHGATTIAKAAPPTPTTLRVNKQHDDGCNHGRERARQQPKPLRPYILSSTARLTEEQEREVDRTARAIGSRVPAYVSVMNRSSVGVGNGIYNVTISGAYAADYLPDGERVAVTLVRRKKEWEVEMCTRGGGRTLAWGWRGFARDNRLRVQDVCLFQPMEKNRRSLAMAVHIIRHCRKRKQ, from the exons ATGTACTGCCAATACCTGCATATATTGTACTGTCTCTTCATGAAGCTCCTTTCAATGCCTTTTCAGGGCAGACATGATTACCGGCATCTCTCTTTTTGGTGTCTTCTTTTGGTCCGGCAAAGATGCTTCATGGTGCACAAAAATGTACTAAAACTATCACTACTTTATCAGGCCGCTTGTGTACATATATGTATCGGCGGCCCTGAGTCTTCTTCACTGAATCACCATTTCCTCCTGGAGCTGCTTTGCCAAG TTCACATGGCTGGACTAGCTTCCCAGGTGAAGAGATACTGTGACTGTTACAAGAGATATGCGGGCCATTTGGATGGAAAGATGAGGTGTTTCCGCGGGCGCATGACTGCTAATTTTAGACATGGCATG GTTATACCGTACAAGTTCATCGACCATTTCGGAGGAAATATCTCAAGGACCATCGAACTGGAATCCCGTAACGGCAGCATGTACACCATTAAAGTCTCCAAGCTTATGAATGAAACGGTCCTCCGGTGGCATGGATGGGAGGCATTTGTCGATGCGCATGGCGTCGAGGAGAACGACTCGTTGCTGTTTCGCCACATTGAGAAGTCGCGTTTCGAGGTCCTGGTGCTCGACTCCGATGACTGTGAGAAAGTGCTTCCCTCTGCTGGCATCAAAGTTGCTTCTTGTAATGTTCAAGAAAGCGGCAGCATGGATTATATTGATATATCAAGCAGCTCGGGTGATGATACCACAAGGTCGCCAGGGAGCCAACGATTTGCTGCGTGTGAAAGAGGCGACTCGAGCCATCCAAGAAAAACTGCTCTAAAAAACGACTCCTCGTCTGAGGAGGATTCAG GAGAAGACACTGATGCTGCTGAGGAACATTCTGAACATGaattatcttttgagctagatgatATACGTCAGACACCTTGTGCAGGGCGCGCCTATGTCTTGTCTCGGTGTGGTCATCTGTCTGGAGCTCAGGAGGAGAGAGTAACTAGGTTTCTCCAGGATGTTCGAGCTGAGACTCCGGTGTTCGTGGCCATCATGAAAATGAGCACACAGAATCGCACTATT GTGATCCCCAAGCTGTTTGCAGAGGAGCGCTTCCCGCGTGAAAGCCAGAACCTGACGCTGCAGCGCCCGGGCAAGAGCAAGAAATGGCACCCGTGGTTTTCCATCAGGAAGGATCGATGTGGGCACGTCCTCACCGGGTCTCGCTGGGTAGGCTTCCTCCGTGACAATGGTGTGCAGGAGGGAGATCTCTGCGTCTTCCAACCAGTGCAGGGCACTGGCACCAGGAGCAAATTCACAGTCCATCTGCTTCACGAGTCCTTGGGTGCAAGTGGAAGTACTGGTCCGAAGAAAAGAGTAGGATGCACTACTACTCATGGTAACACAAGGGTGAACTCGGGTGCCCCTGAAAGAGCGACCACTGCTCATGGTCATGGTGCAACAACAATCGCAAAGGCGGCGCCACCCACCCCAACAACCCTCCGTGTCAACAAGCAGCACGATGATG GGTGCAACCATGGTCGTGAGCGAGCACGCCAACAACCAAAGCCGCTGCGCCCCTACATATTGTCATCCACCGCACGCCTGACTGAGGAGCAGGAGAGGGAGGTGGACCGGACAGCCCGCGCCATCGGGTCTCGGGTTCCTGCCTACGTCTCGGTGATGAACAGGAGCAGCGTCGGCGTGGGCAACGGGATCTACAACGTA ACCATTTCCGGGGCGTATGCTGCCGATTACCTTCCGGACGGGGAGCGGGTTGCCGTGACGCTCGTGAGGAGGAAGAAAGAGTGGGAGGTCGAGATGTGcacgcgcggcggcgggcggacgctgGCGTGGGGCTGGCGTGGTTTTGCCCGTGACAACCGGCTGCGGGTGCAGGACGTGTGCCTGTTCCAGCCCATGGAGAAGAACCGCAGGAGCCTTGCCATGGCGGTCCACATCATCCGTCACTGTCGCAAGCGAAAGCAGTAG
- the LOC123060577 gene encoding B3 domain-containing protein Os03g0620400, translating into MAGLASQMKRYCDCYKRCVDQDGKMKCFLRRMTANFRHGMVIPNKFIEHFGGKISRTIELESRNDSMYTVEVSKLMNETVLRRRGWEAFVDAHRVEENDSLLFRHIEKSRFEVLVLDSDDCEKVLPSAGIKVASCNVQESSSVDYIDISSSVGYIDISSSSGDDTTRSPGSQRFATSERGDSSHPRKTAVINDSSSEEDSGEDSDAKAEEHSEDESFFGLDDDCQTPCTGRDYVLSPTARLSGAQEERVTRLLQAVRAETPVFVAIMNMSTRIRTTVIPKPFAEEHFPRESQNLTLQRPGKSKKWHPWFYIRKSQCGHVLSGSRWVGFLRDNGVQEGDLCVFQPVRGTGTRSKFTVHLLHEPLGASGTGDSEERATMVNSAKAAGTPRVNKEPDDGCNHGRQTQRARQLPKPARPYVLSSTARLTEEQEREVDRTARAIGSRVPAYVSVMNRSSVGVGNRIYNVTISGAYAAEYLPPGERVAVTLVRRKQWEVEMRASTPGGGGRTLAHGWRGFARNNRLRVQDVCLFQPMEKNHGSLTMTVHIIRHSGKRKH; encoded by the exons ATGGCTGGACTAGCTTCCCAGATGAAGAGATACTGTGACTGCTACAAGAGATGCGTGGACCAGGACGGAAAGATGAAGTGTTTCCTCAGACGCATGACTGCTAATTTTAGACATGGCATG GTCATACCGAACAAGTTCATAGAGCATTTCGGAGGAAAGATCTCAAGGACCATCGAACTGGAATCCCGTAACGACAGCATGTACACCGTTGAAGTCTCCAAGCTTATGAATGAAACAGTCCTCCGGCGGCGTGGATGGGAGGCGTTTGTCGATGCGCATCGCGTCGAGGAGAATGACTCGCTGCTGTTTCGCCACATTGAGAAGTCACGTTTCGAGGTCCTGGTGCTCGACTCCGATGACTGTGAGAAAGTGCTTCCCTCTGCTGGCATCAAAGTTGCCTCTTGTAATGTTCAAGAAAGCAGCAGCGTGGATTATATTGATATATCAAGCAGCGTGGGTTATATTGATATATCAAGCAGCTCGGGTGATGATACCACAAGGTCGCCAGGGAGCCAACGCTTTGCTACGTCTGAAAGAGGCGACTCGAGCCATCCTAGAAAAACTGCTGTAATAAACGACTCCTCGTCTGAGGAGGATTCAG GAGAAGACAGTGACGCTAAGGCAGAGGAACATTCTGAAGATGAATCGTTTTTTGGGCTAGATGATGATTGTCAGACACCTTGCACAGGGCGCGACTATGTCTTGTCTCCAACGGCTCGTCTGTCTGGAGCTCAGGAGGAGAGAGTAACTAGGCTTCTCCAGGCTGTTCGAGCCGAGACTCCCGTGTTCGTGGCCATCATGAATATGAGCACACGGATTCGTACTACT GTGATCCCCAAGCCTTTTGCAGAGGAGCACTTCCCGCGTGAGAGTCAGAACCTGACGCTGCAGCGGCCAGGCAAGAGCAAGAAGTGGCACCCCTGGTTTTACATCAGGAAGAGTCAATGTGGGCACGTCCTCTCCGGGTCTCGCTGGGTAGGCTTCCTCCGTGACAATGGCGTGCAGGAGGGAGATCTCTGCGTCTTCCAACCAGTGAGGGGCACTGGCACCAGGAGCAAATTCACAGTCCATCTGCTTCACGAACCCTTGGGTGCAAGTGGAACCGGGGACTCGGAGGAAAGAGCAACAATGGTGAACTCGGCAAAGGCGGCCGGGACACCCCGCGTTAACAAGGAACCAGATGATG GGTGCAACCATGGTCGTCAGACTCAGAGAGCACGGCAGCTACCAAAGCCGGCGCGTCCCTACGTGTTGTCATCCACCGCACGCCTGACTGAGGAGCAGGAGAGGGAGGTGGACCGGACAGCCCGCGCCATCGGGTCTCGGGTTCCCGCCTACGTGTCGGTGATGAACAGGAGCAGCGTCGGCGTGGGCAACAGGATCTACAACGTA ACCATTTCCGGGGCATATGCTGCCGAGTACCTTCCACCCGGGGAGCGGGTCGCCGTGACGCTCGTGAGGAGGAAGCAGTGGGAGGTCGAGATGCGGGCGAGCACccctggcggcggcgggcggacgctgGCGCATGGCTGGCGCGGTTTCGC